A region from the Sandaracinus amylolyticus genome encodes:
- a CDS encoding dihydrofolate reductase, producing MIAAVARNGVIGRDNALPWRLPDDLKRFKQLTSGKPVVMGRKTYESIGRPLANRTNLVLTRGHAPIEGCVVVGSIDEALAAVRDERELWVIGGEAVYAAFLPRADVLELTEVDADVEGDARFPSFSRDAWRVVSDVAHPVDAKHALPFRFVTYERVR from the coding sequence ATGATCGCGGCGGTCGCGCGCAACGGCGTCATCGGGCGCGACAACGCGCTGCCGTGGCGTCTGCCCGACGACCTGAAGCGCTTCAAGCAGCTCACGTCGGGCAAGCCCGTCGTGATGGGGCGAAAGACGTACGAGTCGATCGGTCGCCCGCTCGCGAACCGCACGAACCTCGTGCTCACGCGCGGCCACGCGCCCATCGAGGGCTGCGTCGTGGTGGGCTCGATCGACGAGGCGCTCGCGGCGGTGCGCGACGAGCGCGAGCTCTGGGTGATCGGCGGCGAGGCGGTGTACGCCGCGTTCCTGCCGCGCGCGGACGTGCTCGAGCTCACCGAGGTCGACGCCGACGTCGAGGGCGATGCGCGCTTCCCGTCGTTCTCGCGCGACGCGTGGCGCGTGGTGTCCGACGTCGCGCATCCGGTCGACGCGAAGCACGCGCTCCCGTTCCGCTTCGTCACCTACGAGCGCGTGCGCTGA